From a single Streptomyces sp. 1331.2 genomic region:
- a CDS encoding DUF397 domain-containing protein: MTNWRKSSYSAQQGQCVEAAIGSSGQVPVRDSKDPDGPVLAFPVSSWGTFIAAVRAGEFPAEG; this comes from the coding sequence ATGACGAACTGGCGGAAGAGCTCCTACAGCGCTCAGCAGGGGCAGTGCGTCGAGGCGGCGATCGGGTCCTCCGGTCAGGTACCGGTCCGTGACTCCAAGGACCCCGACGGGCCGGTGCTTGCCTTCCCCGTCTCCTCGTGGGGCACGTTCATCGCCGCGGTGCGGGCGGGCGAGTTCCCGGCCGAGGGCTGA
- a CDS encoding ATP-binding protein, with protein sequence MLVTCRPRTFAARLDSRTESTPLARYLLRAYLAALPAGDRYGDVAELLLGELFANAVQHCDAPADRLIEVRFAVANSSLRLEVHDAGSGRPCVGSATPDDEHGRGLFLVSELAERWGCCPRAGGIGKFVWALVAPSHPFIAAVAV encoded by the coding sequence ATGCTCGTAACCTGCCGCCCCCGCACGTTCGCCGCCCGCCTGGACTCGCGGACCGAATCCACGCCGCTCGCCCGGTACTTGCTCCGGGCCTACCTCGCCGCCCTGCCGGCCGGCGACCGCTACGGCGACGTCGCCGAACTCCTGCTCGGCGAGCTGTTCGCCAACGCCGTCCAGCACTGCGACGCCCCCGCCGACCGCCTGATCGAGGTCCGCTTCGCCGTGGCCAACTCCAGCCTGCGGCTGGAGGTCCACGACGCCGGCAGCGGCCGCCCCTGCGTCGGTTCCGCCACGCCGGACGACGAGCACGGGCGCGGCCTGTTCCTCGTCAGCGAGCTCGCCGAACGCTGGGGCTGCTGCCCGCGTGCCGGTGGCATCGGCAAGTTCGTCTGGGCCCTCGTCGCCCCCAGCCACCCCTTCATCGCCGCCGTCGCGGTCTGA